A region of the Kribbella sp. NBC_01245 genome:
CGAGGTGACGGCAGCACTGGTGGCCCGTCCGGACGTGGTCATCACCGTTCGAAGCGTCTTCCTGCAGGGTCTGCTGGTCGGTGGCGACAACGCGCGCTGGCCGGTGATCGAGGGCGTCGATGCCGACTACTCGCGGGTGATTCGCAGGACCGTCGACGAGCTCGTCGCCGACTTCGGCCGGGCGAACGCGGCGGACCTCTGCCTCGCGTACGTCCTCGGCCACGAGTGGGTCACCTCGGTCGTGCTCGGCGCCGATACGCCTGCCCAGGTTCGCGAACAGGCCGAGCTGATCCGGCACAAGCCTGTCACGCGCGAGCAGATGCGCGAGGTCCGGGCGCGCCTCGGCGACCTGCCCGAGGCGTTGGTCGACCCGGCTCAGTGGAAGCAGTCATGACCGTACCGCCGGGCGCCGACATCTTCCGTTTGGATGGCGCCGTCGCGATCGTGACCGGTGCCTCCGGCTGGCTCGGTACGGCGATGACCGCCGTACTGGCCGAAGCCGGTGCCCACGTGGTCGCCATCGCCCGGGACAAGACCCGCCTGGATGCCGTGGTCGAGCCCTTGCGCGCGGCCGGGCATTCGCTCGAGGCCCTGCCGTGCGACATCAGTACGCCGGATTGGCCCGCCGCCGTACGACGTATCGCCGCCGAGCGCGGGCGTATCGACGTACTGGTGAACAACGCGCACGTCGGTCGCGGCGGATCGTTGCGCTTGGCAACGGCCGACCACTATCGCGAAGCGCTGGAGCTCGGCATCATCGCCGCCTCCGAAGGCATCAACGCCGCCCGCGACGGCTTCACCGCCAGCCTTGCCGCCGGCGGCAGGCCTTCGGTCATCAACGTCTCCTCGATGTACGGCGTGGTCTCCCCCGACCCGGGTCTGTACGACACCGAGGAAGGCCGGAATCCCCCGTACTACGGCGTGATCAAGGCCGGCCTGCTCCAGCTCACCCGGTACGCCGCAGCCGAACTGGGCCCGCAGGGTATCCGCGTCAACGCCCTCACGCCCGGCCCGTTCCCGCAGCACCCGGACAAGATGGACCCGGCCTTCGTCGACCGCCTCGCCTCGCGCACCGTGCTAAAGCGCATCGGCACCCCCGACGACATCCGCGCCCCCCTCCTCTTCCTGGCCAGCCCCCACTCCGCCTACGTCACCGGCACCAACCTCATCGTCGACGGCGGCTGGACCATCACCTAACCCCTGTTCATCGGGCCCTTGTGACCAGGCGTGTCGCCGTTCATTGGGCCCTTCTTGACACATTTCCTCGCGGTGCGGCGCAGGTTGACCAACGATGGCCGCCGCTAGGCTCCGGCGCGTGACCGCGTATTCGCTGGGCCCCCTTCCGATCACCGGCAGGCTGGCGCTCCTGCTGGCAGTGTGTCTTCTTGGTCTCCTGATGGCCGGCTGGGGTGTTTCGCGGCTGGTCTTTCACCGCGCGAAACCCGTGCCGCTGGTGGCGCAGACACCGCCCGTGGTGGCCCCGAAGCGGGCATCGAAGGCTGCGCCGATTGTCGCGCTGGTCGTCGGGCTCAGCGTGGCGCTCGGAACGGCGGGCCTGTTGGCATTGGCCTCCTGGGCGGCCTCTACCGGCTACGAGATTCGGCTGGCCGAAGTGGCCGGCGGCCAGGAACGCCGTCCGCTGGATGCCGGGACACTTGAAACCTACGAAGGTGACCAGGTCGCCGGATACCGCGATCCGAGTGGTGTCGGCACCCCGATCATCTTCGTGGGCATGGACGCGGGCTCGGCCTCACCGGACGAGTTGCTGGCTGCGCTCTTCGGTTCTCTCCAGAACAGCGAAATCGACACCTCGCCCCTGACCGACTACCCGGCGGGCGAACTCGGCGGCAAGCTGAAATGCCTTAGCGTGCTCGTGAACGGCGTACCCCGGCGGCAGGCGTGCGCGTGGGCTGATGACCACACCATCGGTATGGCCATCAGCGTCGGCACCCGCGAGCCCGCGCTCGCCGAGTTGCTGGTGCGGATGCGCGCCGACCTGGAAGTGCCCCGCTAGCCGGTCGGCTGTTAGAGGGTCAGGGTGATGGTGGTTGTGGTGCCGTCGCGGTAGGTGGCTTGGAGGGGGACGCCTTGGCGGCTGGCGGATTCGAGTTCGTTGCCGGGTAGCCAGAGGGCGAACTGGCCGCCGTTGACGGTGGCTTTGACCTTGCCGCGGGTCGGGCTGGTGTAGGTGAGACTGGTGACGTCTGATCCGGCCAGGCCGGCGGCGACGGAGAGTTCATTTCCGTCGGCTGAGCCGGTGCCGAGAACGGTTGCGGTGAGGCCGCGGGGGGTTGGGCGGTCGGCGGATGCGGTTTTTCCGATGGAGCCGAAGTAGTCCTGGAATAGGCGTGTCGAGTCGTCGGTGATGCAGAGGGCGGAGAAGCCGTCTTGACCTGCTAGGACCACGAGCGTCCAAGCGCCGCGTCGTTCCGAGATCGCGGTGGCGGACCTCGACAGTTCGTCGCGGAATTCTGGGCTGCCTGACTTCTGCTGGTCGCGGCAGGAGGCTGCGGCGCTCGCCTTGTCCTTTGCCGACATGCCGACTGGTGCCGCGGTCCACGTGGCGAAGGCCTCGTCGCCGCCGACGAGTGACGGCAGGACAACGGCCGTGACGGCTGCAGCGGCCACGAGGCCGGAGCCCAACGCCATCCGCGTGGCGAGTCGGCGTCTCCGCGGCCGAACACCGGCCTGCGCCGGATTCGTCGCGTCCGTCGGGGTCGTCGGGTCGGTCGCGAGGATGTGGTGGAGGTCGGTGCGAGCGCGGGGACCGTGCGGGTCGATGGCGTCGGGGGTGGCCGGGTCGAGCGTCTTCAGGATTTGGAGATCGTCGATGCGAGTCATGCGGTGGGCCTTTCGGGGGTACCCGCGTGGGTGGGCGCGGGATGGGGAAGGTGGCCGAGATACGTGCGCAAGGCGCGCCGGGCGCGACTCAGGCGC
Encoded here:
- a CDS encoding SDR family NAD(P)-dependent oxidoreductase is translated as MTVPPGADIFRLDGAVAIVTGASGWLGTAMTAVLAEAGAHVVAIARDKTRLDAVVEPLRAAGHSLEALPCDISTPDWPAAVRRIAAERGRIDVLVNNAHVGRGGSLRLATADHYREALELGIIAASEGINAARDGFTASLAAGGRPSVINVSSMYGVVSPDPGLYDTEEGRNPPYYGVIKAGLLQLTRYAAAELGPQGIRVNALTPGPFPQHPDKMDPAFVDRLASRTVLKRIGTPDDIRAPLLFLASPHSAYVTGTNLIVDGGWTIT